TGCGCCTGACCAATGGCTTCGAGGTCATCTCGTACATCGGCGGCGAAGGCCACAACCTGCAGGAGCACAGCGTCGTGCTGGTGCGCGGCGGCCGGGTCAAGGACCTGCCGGGCGTGCGCTACCACATCGTGCGCGGGTCGCTGGACCTGCAAGGCGTCAAGGACCGCAAGCAGGCGCGTTCGAAGTACGGCGCCAAGCGGCCCAAGAAGGCCTAAGAGAAGA
The Piscinibacter sp. XHJ-5 DNA segment above includes these coding regions:
- the rpsL gene encoding 30S ribosomal protein S12, translated to MPTINQLVRHGRETEATKSKSPAMQGSPQRRGVCTRVYTTTPKKPNSALRKVAKVRLTNGFEVISYIGGEGHNLQEHSVVLVRGGRVKDLPGVRYHIVRGSLDLQGVKDRKQARSKYGAKRPKKA